One Lepus europaeus isolate LE1 chromosome X, mLepTim1.pri, whole genome shotgun sequence genomic window carries:
- the LOC133753551 gene encoding actin-related protein T1-like, translated as MSDSRVLDIPAVIFDNGSGLCKVGLSGDIGPRHIVSSVVGHPKFNIPSARANPKKYFVGVEALDKNDSLYLHYPIERGLVTGWDDMEKLWNHLFEVELGVKPNEQPVLLTEPSLNPRETRERTAETMFEKFNVPGFYLANHAMVALYASACVTGLVVDSGEGLTCTVPIFEGYTLPHAVTKLCVAGRDITEHLTRLLLANGCNFPCILNKAVVDDIKEKLCYVAVEPGNKRGHVVLRKYKLPDGNVIPIGDQLSQVPEVLFTPDQLGIHNPGLSKMVSSSILKCDTDIQKNLFAEIVLCGGTTLFPGLEERLMNELELLASKGTPIKITASPDRCFSSWIGSSIMTSLSTFKQMWVSSAEFEEVGVSVVQRKCF; from the coding sequence ATGTCTGATTCACGTGTGTTAGACATTCCTGCTGTGATTTTTGACAATGGTTCAGGCCTCTGTAAAGTGGGACTGTCTGGAGATATTGGACCCCGTCATATTGTCAGCTCAGTTGTGGGGCATCCTAAATTTAACATACCTTCTGCAAGAGCCAATCCGAAGAAGTACTTTGTTGGAGTTGAAGCCCTGGACAAGaatgattctttatatttgcACTACCCCATTGAGCGTGGACTGGTAACAGGGTGGGATGACATGGAAAAACTCTGGAACCATCTTTTTGAAGTAGAGCTGGGAGTGAAACCCAATGAACAGCCTGTACTCCTGACTGAGCCCTCCTTGAACCCAAGAGAGACTCGAGAAAGAACTGCAGAAACCATGTTTGAGAAGTTCAATGTTCCAGGTTTCTATCTGGCCAACCATGCTATGGTagctctctatgcctctgcctgtgtcaccgGCCTTGTGGTCGACAGTGGAGAAGGACTTACCTGCACTGTTCCCATCTTTGAGGGTTACACCCTACCCCATGCAGTCACCAAGCTCTGCGTGGCAGGAAGAGACATCACAGAGCACCTCACCCGACTCCTCCTTGCTAATGGGTGCAACTTCCCTTGTATCCTGAACAAAGCCGTGGTGGATGACATCAAGGAGAAGCTGTGTTATGTCGCTGTAGAGCCAGGGAACAAGAGAGGTCATGTGGTCCTGAGAAAATACAAGCTACCAGATGGGAATGTCATCCCCATTGGAGACCAGCTGTCCCAAGTGCCTGAGGTTCTTTTTACACCTGATCAATTGGGCATACACAACCCCGGACTCTCAAAAATGGTTTCCAGCAGCATCTTGAagtgtgacactgacatccaGAAGAACCTGTTTGCAGAGATTGTGCTGTGTGGTGGTACCACTCTCTTCCCTGGACTGGAGGAAAGACTCATGAATGAACTGGAACTGCTGGCTTCCAAAGGGACTCCCATCAAGATCACTGCTTCTCCTGATAGATGTTTCTCTTCGTGGATTGGCTCATCCATTATGACGTCTCTGAGCACTTTCAAGCAGATGTGGGTCTCCTCTGCAGAATTCGAGGAGGTTGGGGTCTCTGTGGTTCAGAGGAAATGCTTTTAG